The following proteins are encoded in a genomic region of Corylus avellana chromosome ca4, CavTom2PMs-1.0:
- the LOC132178525 gene encoding protein TIFY 9, translating to MSRATVELDFFGMEKESSSKSQFQKFLDRQRSIRGMQSPISKINTEVLKSVISSGSVNHGYESGNPIPSKVSVSRPSSPALPVYTPPTLRPSSENLSETAPLTIFYNGTVSVFEAPRDKAENILKLALERTFDSMNLAAPSSDQQQLLDTLNGDLPIARRKSLQRFLEKRKERLTSVSPYACYT from the exons ATGTCGAGGGCAACCGTTGAGCTCGATTTCTTCGGAATGGAGAAAGAGAGCTCTTCCAAATCTCAGTTCCAGAAGTTTCTTGATCGCCAGAGAAGCATTCGAG GTATGCAGAGCCCCATTTCCAAGATCAACACTGAAGTTCTCAAATCCGTGATTTCCTCCGGTTCTGTGAACCACGGCTACGAAAGCGGCAACCCGATTCCTTCAAAGGTTTCGGTTTCGAGGCCTTCGAGTCCCGCTTTACCTGTCTATACTCCTCCTACACTCAG GCCTAGCTCTGAGAACCTTTCAGAAACAGCACCTTTAACGATATTCTACAATGGGACTGTCTCGGTTTTCGAAGCGCCTCGAGACAAG GCGGAGAACATTTTGAAGCTTGCTCTGGAAAGAACATTCGATTCGATGAATCTTGCAGCTCCTTCAAGCGACCAACAACAGCTGCTCGATACACTGAACGGAG ATCTCCCAATTGCACGAAGAAAGTCGTTGCAAAGATTCTTAGAGAAGCGCAAAGAGAG GTTGACTTCAGTTTCGCCTTATGCTTGTTACACCTAA